The Serinus canaria isolate serCan28SL12 chromosome 23, serCan2020, whole genome shotgun sequence genome has a window encoding:
- the PIGV gene encoding GPI mannosyltransferase 2 codes for MELWSRADPQLREVVWFALRCRALALLLQAVFNLLIPDHAADAFSPPRPGPRGGWDALLERLLGGLGRWDAEHFLFIAERGYLLEHNCAFLPLFPLALRLLAALLPCPVPLQPRSRLLLAAALLNAALAALAAAALLALGRAVLRRPRQAFLAALLFSVSPAGVFMAAAYSESAFAALAFSAMWQLETGRWRLGGLLFVLAAGARANGLLNAGFVLYPRARRFALQLQGTAASPRELPVLCKRLLGLVSSSALMCAAIFLPFAAFQYYAYVRFCEPGAGLAPSVPEPLLQLARDKGYRVAGVGEAKPPWCSHRFPLVYSYIQDTYWNVGFLRYFELRQIPNFLLALPVTLLCSWAAWTYISTNPRHCLTLGLERSKGEERGKAGDGFCGPAAFVYVVHSTALLVFGFFCMHVQVLTRFLGSSSPILYWFSAHLLLEHEPLLWSTGTDNPASGKPLLGKSHSSSGKGTSDNPVVRLLLNWRSTTPLSKSILGFFLGYWLLGLILHCNFLPWT; via the exons GCCGTGTTTAACCTGCTGATCCCGGACCACGCTGCCGACGCCTTCTCCCCGCCGCGGCCGGGCCCGCGGGGCGGCTGGGACGCGCTGCTGGAGCGGCTGCTGGGCGGGCTGGGCCGCTGGGACGCCGAGCATTTCCTGTTCATCGCCGAGCGCGGCTACCTGCTGGAGCACAACTGCGCCTTCCTGCCTCTCTTCCCGCTGGCGCTGCGGCTGCTGGCCGCGCTGCTGCCGTGCCCGGTGCCGCTGCAGCCCCGCAGCCGGCTGCTGCTGGCGGCCGCGCTGCTGAACGCGGCGCTGGCGGCGCTGGCGGCCGCGGCGCTGCTGGCGCTGGGCCGGGCCGTGCTGCGCCGGCCCCGCCAGGCCTTCCTGGCCGCGCTGCTCTTCTCCGTCAGCCCGGCCGGCGTCTTCATGGCCGCGGCCTACTCGGAGAGCGCCTTCGCCGCGCTGGCCTTCAGCGCCATGTGGCAGCTGGAGACGGGGCGCTGGCGGCTGGGCGGGCTGCTGTTCGTGCTGGCCGCCGGGGCCCGGGCCAACGGGCTGCTCAACGCCGGCTTCGTGCTCTACCCGCGGGCCCGGCGCTTCGcgctgcagctgcagggcacgGCGGCGTCCCCGAGGGAGCTCCCCGTGCTGTGCAAGCGGCTCCTCGGCCTGGTGTCTTCGTCAGCCCTGATGTGTGCCGCgattttcctgccttttgcCGCGTTTCAGTACTACGCCTACGTGCGGTTCTGCGAGCCCGGAGCGGGGCTGGCCCCGAGCGTGCCCGAGccgctgctgcagctggcacggGACAAGGGCTATCGGGTGGCAGGCGTGGGTGAGGCTAAACCCCCCTGGTGCTCCCATCGCTTCCCTCTGGTCTATTCCTATATCCAGGACACTTACTGGAACGTGGGCTTCCTGAGGTACTTTGAGCTCAGACAGATCCCAAATTTCCTGCTCGCTCTGCCTGTCACCCTTCTGTGCTCGTGGGCTGCCTGGACCTACATCAGCACGAACCCCCGGCACTGCCTGACTCTTGGTCTAGAGAGGAGCAAGGGTGAAGAgaggggaaaggcaggagatgGATTTTGTGGCCCTGCTGCCTTCGTGTACGTGGTCCACAGCACGGCCCTGCTGGTGTTCGGGTTCTTCTGCATGCACGTGCAG GTGCTGACCCGCTTCCTCggctcctcctctcccatcctgTACTGGTTCTCAGCTCACCTGCTTTTGGAACACGAACCTTTACTCTGGAGCACAGGGACTGATAATCCAGCCTCTGGGAAGCCTCTTCTGGGTAAATCTCACAGTTCTTCTGGGAAAGGGACCTCGGACAACCCCGttgtgaggctgctgctgaactGGCGATCGACTACCCCCCTCAGCAAGAGCATCCTGGGGTTCTTCCTGGGCTactggctgctggggctgatcCTGCACTGCAACTTCCTCCCGTGGACGTAG